The DNA region CCGCCGGAAAACACCTCGCGCCAGTTCGATTCGAGCGCGGAGAAGAAGGCGGCGTCGTCGATCAGGCCGTACTTCGCCACCTCGGCATAGCCGGCGCGGAACTCGCGCGCGGGCAGGGTGTCGAGGGCGGCGGTGTCGGCCAGCACCAGCACGGGCTGGTGGAAGGCGCCGATCAGATTCTTGCCGTGGGCGGAATTGATGCCGGTCTTGCCGCCGACCGAGGAATCGACCTGCGACAGAAGGGTGGTCGGCACCTGCACGAAATCGACGCCGCGCCGCACCACCGAGGCGGCGAAGCCGGCAAGGTCGCCGATCACCCCGCCGCCCAGCGCCACCACGAGGTCGCCGCGCTCGATCCGGGCCTCGATCAGCGCCTCCACCACCCGCTCGAACACCGCGAAGCTCTTGGAGCCCTCGCCGGGGGCGACCCGGATGGCGGTCGCCGGCAGGTTGGCCTTCGCCAGCGCGGCTTCGAGGCGCGGCAGATGGAGGCCGGCCACCGTCTCGTCCGCGACGATGGCGAGCCGCGCGCCGGGACGGCGAGCGGCGATCTCGGCGCCGGCGGCGTCGATCAGGTCCGGGCCGATCAGGATGTCGTAGCTGCGGGCGGCGAGGTCGACCCGCAGGCGGCGGGCCGCGGCGGGCGTTGCAGTCTCGGTCATTGCGGTTCGCTGGGGTTGGCGGGCTGAGGGGCGGGGCCGGCATCCAGATGCCCGGCCAGCGCGGCGATGATCTCCTCGACCATCACCTCCTGGGGGACATCGCGCGACAGCACGGTGATGTCGGCCTCGGCATAGACGGGGTAGCGCTCGGCGATCAGCCGCCGCATCACCCCCTCGGGGTCGGGGGCCTTCAGCAGCGGGCGGTCGGCGCGGCGGCGGACGCGGCGCATCAGCACGTCGAAATTGGCCTTGAGCCAGACGGTGAGCGCCCGCTCGCGGATGATGGCGCGGGTCTCGGCGCGCATATAGGCGCCGCCGCCGGTGGCGATCACCTTGGCCTCGCCCTCCAGCAGCCGGCGGATCACCTTGGCCTCGCCGTCGCGGAAGGAAGCCTCGCCGTGGCGCTCGAAGATCTCGGCCACCGTCATGCCGGCGGCCGCCTCGATCTCGGTGTCCGCATCGGCGAAGGGCAGGCCCAGCCGGGCGGCGAGCCGCTTGCCGACGGTCGACTTGCCGGCGCCCATCATGCCGATCAGCACCAGCGAGCGCGTCCCCAGCGCGGCGCGCAACTGCGCGGGACGCTCGTCACTGTCGGTCCTGGCCGGCGCGGTCATGGCAACTCCCCCCGGCCGGTTCTATAGCACGCCGGCCGGCGATGGCAGGGGCGGGCGGTTGCGACGTTCGGCGGGCGGACCGTCCGGCTTGCATGCGGCGGGCGGACGTGATGACCCTGTGCTACGGTTTCCGAAGGATCCCTTCGGGAGTCCGGAAACGGCCTCGCCGAAAATCCTTGTGCGACAATGGGATTTTCGGCGGTCGGACGACGGTTTTCCAGCTCAGGAGGCTGGAAGCCGTCTATAGCCTCCACCGCCAACCAACCGTCGAATCGCCGCCATGCCCACCCTTCTCCGCTTCCTGACCATCCTCGCCATCATCGGCGGGGCGATCTATGGCGGGCTGTTCGCGCTCGCCACCATGGTCGAGCCGACCCAGCGCGAAATGAGTGTCACGGTGTCGCCCGACCGGTTCCACCGGGGCGAGTGAGGTGGCCAGGCGGCCGCCGAAAGCCGCGGAGGCCGCGCCGCCGCGCCCGGCCGGACGGGGGGCGGTGGCGCTGTTCCTCGACATGCAGGCGGCCGAGCGCGGCGCCGCCGGCAACACCATCGCCGCCTATCGGCGCGACCTCGACGACTATGCCGGGTTTCTCGCCGGCCGCCGCCGGCCGGTGGAGCAGGCCGAGACCAACGACATCCGCCGCTACCTCGCCGATCTCGACGACCGCGGCTTCAAGGCCACCACGGTGGCGCGGCGGCTGTCGGCCATCCGCCAGTTCCACCGCTTCCTCTATGCCGAGGGCATCGCCACGGGCGATCCGGCGGCGGTGCTGGAGGGGCCGCGGCGCGGGCGCGGCCTGCCCAAGGTGCTCTCCATCGATCAGGTCGACCGGCTATTGGTGACGGCGCATGCGGCCGCTGCCGACGCCAGCCACGGCGCAGCGATCCAGGTTCGGGCGGCGCGGCTCGCGGCGCTGATCGAGACGCTCTACGCCACCGGCCTGCGCATCTCGGAACTGGTGGCGCTGCCGGCCTCGGCGGCGCGGGCGGCCGAGGCGCTGGTGGTGCGCGGCAAGGGCGGCAAGGAGCGGCTGGTGCCGCTGACCGAGGCCGCCAAGCGGGCGATGGCGCATTATCGCGCCCTGCGCAAGCAGGCCGGCGCGGCGGGCGGCGCCGACAAATGGCTGTTCCCGTCGTTCGGCGAGAGCGGCCACCTCACACGCCAGCACGTGGCGCGCGAGCTGAAGGCGCTCGCCGCCGCCGCCGGGCTCGATCACCGGCTGGTCTCCCCGCACGTGCTGCGCCACGCCTTCGCCAGCCACCTGCTGCAGAATGGTGCCGATCTGCGCACGGTGCAGACGCTGCTCGGCCATGCCGACATCTCGACCACCCAGATCTACACCCACGTGCTCGACGAGCGGCTGGCGGCGATGGTGCGCGATCTTCACCCGTTGGGAGAGGAGTGACGCATGAGCAATTTCAGGATGTGACAGAATGGGCGGATCTTGACTTTCGTCGCATGGCGGAGTGTTGTCCGCCGCCCCGGGTCGGTCCGGGCGATCCTCGCCCCCTGAGATTCGCGATTTCCTTCTGGCGACCAGCCCGATTCCCTCGATGCGCAGCTATCTCGATTTCGAAAAATCCGTCGCCGAGTTTGAAGCCAAGGTCGAGGAGCTGCGGACGCTCGCCGCCTCCGGCCAGGCCGTCACCATCGGCGAGGAGATCGCCAAGCTGGAGGCCAAGGCCAATCAGGCGCTGAAGGACCTCTACGCCAATCTGACGCCCTGGCAGAAGGCGCTGGTGGCCCGCCACCCGCAGCGCCCGCACGTGCGCGACTATATCGGCGGGCTGATCGAGGAATTCACGCCGCTCGCCGGCGACCGCAAGTTCGGCGAGGACGAGGCGATTCTCGGCGGCTTCGGCCGGTTCCGCGGCGAGCCGGTGTGCGTCATCGGCCAGGAGAAGGGCTCCTCGACCGAGGAGCGGCTGAAGCACAATTTCGGCATGGCCCGTCCGGAAGGCTACCGCAAGGCGGTGCGGCTGATGGAGATGGCCGACCGGTTCGGCCTGCCGGTGATCACCCTGGTCGATACGGCGGGCGCCTATCCCGGCATCGGCGCCGAGGAGCGC from Blastochloris tepida includes:
- a CDS encoding histidine kinase, encoding MPTLLRFLTILAIIGGAIYGGLFALATMVEPTQREMSVTVSPDRFHRGE
- a CDS encoding shikimate kinase — encoded protein: MTAPARTDSDERPAQLRAALGTRSLVLIGMMGAGKSTVGKRLAARLGLPFADADTEIEAAAGMTVAEIFERHGEASFRDGEAKVIRRLLEGEAKVIATGGGAYMRAETRAIIRERALTVWLKANFDVLMRRVRRRADRPLLKAPDPEGVMRRLIAERYPVYAEADITVLSRDVPQEVMVEEIIAALAGHLDAGPAPQPANPSEPQ
- a CDS encoding tyrosine recombinase gives rise to the protein MQAAERGAAGNTIAAYRRDLDDYAGFLAGRRRPVEQAETNDIRRYLADLDDRGFKATTVARRLSAIRQFHRFLYAEGIATGDPAAVLEGPRRGRGLPKVLSIDQVDRLLVTAHAAAADASHGAAIQVRAARLAALIETLYATGLRISELVALPASAARAAEALVVRGKGGKERLVPLTEAAKRAMAHYRALRKQAGAAGGADKWLFPSFGESGHLTRQHVARELKALAAAAGLDHRLVSPHVLRHAFASHLLQNGADLRTVQTLLGHADISTTQIYTHVLDERLAAMVRDLHPLGEE
- a CDS encoding acetyl-CoA carboxylase carboxyltransferase subunit alpha, whose amino-acid sequence is MRSYLDFEKSVAEFEAKVEELRTLAASGQAVTIGEEIAKLEAKANQALKDLYANLTPWQKALVARHPQRPHVRDYIGGLIEEFTPLAGDRKFGEDEAILGGFGRFRGEPVCVIGQEKGSSTEERLKHNFGMARPEGYRKAVRLMEMADRFGLPVITLVDTAGAYPGIGAEERGQAEAIARSTDACLALGVPNVAVVIGEGGSGGAIAIATANRVLMLEHAIYSVISPEGAASILWRDSSRAQDAATSMKITAQDLIKFGVIDRIVPEPPGGAHRDPQAMLDTLGEAVAQALGELRDLSPTEVREQRYAKFLAIGRTL